From Ictidomys tridecemlineatus isolate mIctTri1 chromosome 2, mIctTri1.hap1, whole genome shotgun sequence, the proteins below share one genomic window:
- the Spam1 gene encoding hyaluronidase PH-20, with translation MGVLTLNHLFVGSFVESNGASRTVFISLLIPCCLTVDFSAPPLIPNMPFLWVWNAPTEACTGKFDEPLDMSLFSLIGSPKKGITGQGITIFYTDRLGYYPHIDKTDTSVHGGIPQLGSLQKHLDKARKDIFFYLPVDNMGLVVIDWEDWRPTWERNWSPKTIYRKKSIELVQQQNLRLNITEATKIAKKDFEMAGRRFMEETLKLGKSIRPNHFWGFYLFPDCYNHNYKKSHYTGACPDIEKKRNDDLHWLWKESTALFPSIYLNSNLQSSPLAALFSRNRVQEAIRVSKMINARNPLPVFVYTRLVFTDLTLQFLSQVDLVNTIGETIALGASGIVIWGTLSLARSMKACLNLQDYMKITLNPYLINVTLAAKMCSQVLCKEKGICIRKNWNSDDYLHLNPSNLAIQIGQNGKYIIHGKPTFEDLQHFSEKFHCSCYTDLNCEQKSDLEEVKFINVCAVEDVCIDISLNPESSNTTTPRVEQETSPSPNEKNEGLDIGESWESGESGESEDSSESFTSSATVSPQIPRNDISGGLLILYMYSQHLKYLA, from the exons ATGGGAGTGCTGACTTTGAATCATCTGTTTGTTGGGAGCTTTGTTGAGTCCAATGGAGCATCCCGTACAGTGTTCATCTCCCTTCTAATTCCATGTTGCCTGACTGTGGATTTCAGTGCCCCACCTCTTATCCCAAATATGCCTTTCCTCTGGGTCTGGAATGCTCCAACTGAAGCTTGTACTGGAAAGTTTGACGAGCCGCTAGATATGAGCCTCTTCTCTTTAATAGGAAGTCCCAAGAAAGGTATCACAGGGCAAGGTATTACAATATTTTATACGGACAGACTTGGCTATTATCCACACATAGATAAGACAGACACAAGTGTGCATGGAGGAATCCCCCAGCTGGGGTCCTTACAAAAGCATCTGGACAAAGCTAGGAAAGACATTTTCTTTTACCTACCAGTAGACAACATGGGCTTGGTTGTCATTGACTGGGAAGACTGGAGGCCCACCTGGGAAAGAAACTGGTCACCTAAGACTATTTATAGGAAAAAGTCTATTGAGTTGGTCCAGCAACAAAATTTACGACTGAATATCACAGAAGCCACTAAGATCGccaaaaaagattttgaaatggCAGGAAGGAGATTCATGGAAGAGACTTTAAAATTGGGCAAATCAATTCGGCCAAATCACTTCTGGGGTTTTTATCTTTTCCCTGATTGTTACAACCATAACTACAAAAAATCCCATTACACCGGAGCGTGCCCTgacatagaaaagaaaaggaatgacgATCTGCACTGGTTGTGGAAGGAAAGCACCGCCCTTTTCCCATCCATTTATTTGAACAGCAACTTGCAGTCATCCCCACTAGCGGCACTCTTCTCGCGTAATCGTGTACAGGAAGCTATTAGGGTTTCTAAAATGATTAATGCTAGAAACCCACTTCCAGTTTTTGTATATACCCGCCTGGTTTTTACTGATCTTACTTTGCAATTCCTTTCTCAG GTTGACCTTGTGAATACAATTGGTGAGACTATTGCTCTGGGAGCCTCTGGAATTGTAATATGGGGAACTCTTAGTTTAGCGCGGAGTATG AAGGCTTGCTTGAACCTACAGGATTACATGAAGATTACACTGAATCCTTACTTAATTAATGTAACCCTAGCAGCCAAAATGTGTAGCCAAGTGCTTTGCAAGGAGAAGGGAATTTGCATTAGGAAAAACTGGAATTCAGACGACTATCTTCACCTCAATCCAAGTAACCTTGCTATTCAAATTGGGCAAAATGGAAAGTACATAATACATGGAAAACCCACATTTGAAGACCTACagcatttttctgaaaaatttcattGCAGCTGTTACACTGACTTGAATTGTGAGCAGAAATCTGATTTAGAAGAAGTTAAGTTTATTAATGTGTGTGCTGTTGAAGACGTTTGCATAGACATCTCACTAAACCCAGAATCCAGTAATACGACTACCCCCCGTGTGGAACAGGAGACTTCTCCTTCCCCAAATGAGAAGAATGAAGGTCTGGACAttggggagagctgggagagcGGGGAGAGCGGGGAGAGCGAGGACAGCAGTGAGTCCTTCACATCCTCTGCCACAGTGTCTCCACAGATTCCTAGGAACGACATCAGTGGAGGACTCTTAATTCTATACATGTATTCACAGCATTTGAAATATTTGGCATAG